The following proteins are encoded in a genomic region of Hippocampus zosterae strain Florida chromosome 2, ASM2543408v3, whole genome shotgun sequence:
- the LOC127595942 gene encoding EMILIN-3-like, with translation MNFLVATILFVAKMLCLSIGEAKSYRPLHYSSYRAGLIEHHDQGKPTSRHKNHCAYVIEKTVSFTLQDGAAPYVKAEYNKCSWHKKCPTLMYRLIYKPMYKVAHKTVTELEWRCCPGYSGYGCIEGPPSYQDSIKSMPPFRGPQFKGPQYKSPMFQGSIFKGPLSNRLVKAYPWNQPKGPPTNGFNSYSMHNFELPRSSSYPDTSFESYPDGPVPMLDHSKEHHIPHEQEHDHNGGAMEHSPEVTPAPSNGEPTEENATEERIYQIEEDVRRLNQGLESLRGIVNGLEESLRVSLREDANRMLTALLIAAPSPLSAPSVASSPSTVGFVEIPGGDFDAGTLDGRHVFSGLTELNGRVENIRTELRAKTAQLQELKATVMTHDGALEKISSRGGTGSDSTHLVRKDQKATDQHLDAKLSAASTNILGGFEKRVESAVGRCEEKAEDTRRQCQKEQVERQEQMEDALEESTSDLRTEIRSLRAQVHHLSTIESCCAVLSGLSDRVQLVEASVVGLNQSQKHLKVQLGGHKDHVEGMLEGRLKYIETELNLTGQLEKRSSASDKTETGQGLEARMEDKLRELEGRLLIALEELGNATAPALLEGHAVPTLETELESLRGRLEMDVDRVQKHLSNLEILCSSSCSSCEPPAAIQGDSLSSNIGLAEDQNVQGLLDRQSDRLTSLNITLQNIMRHMTDKEQQEKERGELTILKFNVRAVNRTLKGIQESLGTVVHQVGRVNSSWHERESRLAQQMKGVVQLVRHQASMLGAGERKLGRLRAELQEMKKRLADEVRGCRSTAMGVQKEVTEVGGRVANVEDQCKVLNYLAEDLERIRDELDRQSNGFLLQFNGTLTNHSQQLTELKHEIRNCTSKAESAQQNFEPESQPTDAFTSK, from the exons ATGAATTTTTTAGTGGCGACAATTCTTTTTGTAGCAAAGATGCTATGTTTGTCAATTGGAGAAGCAAAGTCATACAGACCGCTCCATTACAGTAGCTACAGAGCTGGACTGATTGAACACCACGACCAGGGAAAACCTACCAGCAGACACAA GAACCACTGTGCTTATGTGATCGAAAAGACAGTGTCCTTCACTTTGCAAGATGGGGCAGCCCCATATGTCAAAGCTGAGTACAACAAGTGTTCCTGGCATAAGAAATGTCCAACTCTTAT GTACCGCCTAATCTACAAACCAATGTATAAGGTGGCGCATAAAACAGTCACCGAGTTGGAATGGCGCTGTTGTCCTGGGTACTCTGGCTATGGGTGCATAGAGGGACCACCATCTTACCAAGATTCCATTAAAAGCATGCCACCATTCAGAGGCCCACAATTCAAGGGGCCACAATACAAAAGCCCCATGTTTCAGGGTTCCATTTTCAAGGGCCCGCTCAGCAACCGTCTTGTGAAAGCCTACCCATGGAATCAACCCAAAGGACCTCCCACCAATGGTTTTAACTCTTATTCGATGCATAACTTTGAACTGCCGAGATCCTCCAGCTATCCAGACACCTCTTTCGAATCATATCCAGATGGGCCTGTGCCCATGCTGGACCACAGCAAAGAACATCACATTCCGCATGAACAAGAGCATGACCATAACGGGGGAGCAATGGAGCATAGTCCAGAAGTAACTCCTGCCCCGAGCAATGGCGAACCAACTGAAG AAAATGCCACAGAAGAGAGAATATATCAAATTGAGGAGGATGTACGACGTCTGAACCAGGGACTGGAGTCCCTAAGGGGGATTGTGAATGGTCTGGAGGAGAGCCTTCGAGTATCACTAAGAGAGGATGCCAACAGGATGCTGACAGCTCTGCTCATTGCTGCCCCCAGTCCTCTTTCTGCTCCTTCCGTAGCCTCTAGCCCCTCCACAGTTGGCTTTGTAGAGATTCCTGGGGGAGATTTTGATGCCGGCACTCTTGACGGCAGACACGTCTTTTCAGGGCTTACAGAACTGAATGGAAGGGTAGAAAATATCAGGACCGAGCTGCGAGCCAAGACAGCACAGCTTCAGGAGCTCAAAGCCACAGTAATGACACATGACGGAGCACTAGAAAAGATATCCAGCAGAGGAGGCACCGGATCTGATTCCACACATCTTGTGAGGAAAGACCAAAAGGCTACAGATCAGCATTTGGATGCCAAACTGAGTGCAGCCAGTACTAACATTCTTGGGGGATTTGAGAAGCGTGTGGAAAGTGCAGTGGGCCGATGTGAGGAGAAAGCAGAAGATACACGTCGTCAGTGTCAGAAGGAGCAAGTGGAAAGGCAGGAACAAATGGAAGATGCTTTGGAAGAAAGTACAAGTGACCTAAGGACAGAAATTAGGAGCCTCCGGGCGCAGGTCCATCATTTGAGCACAATAGAAAGCTGCTGCGCTGTTTTGAGTGGATTGAGTGACAGGGTGCAGTTGGTGGAAGCCTCAGTAGTGGGCCTCAATCAGTCTCAGAAACACCTAAAAGTACAGTTGGGAGGTCATAAAGACCACGTTGAGGGAATGCTGGAAGGGCGCCTTAAATATATAGAGACCGAGCTCAACCTGACCGGTCAACTGGAAAAGAGGAGCAGCGCCTCAGACAAAACTGAGACAGGACAGGGCCTGGAGGCCAGAATGGAGGACAAGTTGAGGGAACTAGAGGGACGCCTACTGATAGCTTTGGAAGAACTGGGAAATGCCACTGCTCCTGCACTCCTGGAGGGACATGCTGTTCCGACCCTGGAGACCGAGCTGGAGTCCCTCCGAGGGAGACTCGAGATGGATGTGGACAGGGTGCAAAAACATCTGAGCAACCTGGAGATTCTTTGTtcttcctcctgttcttcatGCGAACCCCCCGCGGCCATTCAAGGGGACTCCTTATCTTCGAATATTGGTCTGGCAGAGGATCAGAATGTCCAGGGATTATTAGATAGGCAAAGTGACCGTTTGACCAGCCTCAACATCACGTTACAGAATATCATGAGGCATATGACTGACAAAGAGCAGCAAGAAAAAGAACGTGGCGAGCTCACGATCCTTAAGTTCAACGTTCGCGCCGTCAACCGCACCCTGAAAGGAATTCAGGAGTCACTGGGGACCGTAGTCCACCAGGTGGGACGAGTGAACAGCTCCTGGCATGAGAGAGAGTCCCGTCTGGCCCAACAGATGAAGGGCGTGGTCCAGCTGGTTCGACATCAGGCTTCCATGCTTGGGGCAGGTGAGCGCAAATTGGGCCGGCTCAGGGCGGAGTTGCAGGAAATGAAGAAACGGCTCGCTGACGAGGTCCGAGGCTGTCGGAGCACAGCTATGGGGGTACAAAAAGAGGTGACAGAGGTCGGTGGTCGTGTCGCTAATGTGGAGGACCAGTGTAAAGTTCTTAATTATTTAGCAGAAGATCTGGAGAGAATTCGGGATGAGCTGGACAGACAATCGAATGGGTTTCTCCTGCAATTCAATGGCACTCTCACCAACCATTCACAGCAGTTGACTGAGCTGAAACACGAAATCAGAAACTGCACCTCCAAGGCAGAGTCAGCACAACAGAATTTCGAGCCAGAGTCACAACCCACGGACGCGTTTACTTCAAAGTAG
- the samd10a gene encoding sterile alpha motif domain-containing protein 10a isoform X2, which translates to MAVDAASSFSFCRPAVEYRDLPEDFKERLRACTGGNLTWHDGRGQKAAGGRAVKLLQRPGADASQYRSSDNYSIYNTSPTQPSLVRPVVLWTQQDVCKWLKKHCPHNYLAYVEAFSHHAITGRALLRLNGDKLKRMGLVQETLRQELLQQVLQLQVQEEGRNLQLLSRGFFEKRS; encoded by the exons ATGGCTGTTGATG CGGCGTCTAGTTTTAGTTTCTGCCGGCCAGCCGTGGAATACAGAGACCTGCCCGAAGACTTTAAAGAGCGGCTAAGAGCGTGTACGGGTGGCAACCTGACCTGGCACGACGGCCGAGGCCAAAAGGCGGCGGGAGGCCGGGCGGTTAAATTGCTGCAGCGGCCCGGCGCAGACGCCTCCCAG TATCGTTCCAGTGATAATTACAGCATCTACAACACCAGCCCGACGCAGCCCAGCTTGGTCCGACCCGTGGTGCTGTGGACACAGCAAGACGTTTGCAAATGGCTGAAAAAGCACTGTCCTCACAACTACCTAGCCTACGTGGAGGCCTTCTCGCATCACGCCATCACAG GCCGGGCGCTGCTGCGTCTGAATGGCGACAAGCTGAAGAGGATGGGGCTGGTGCAGGAGACGCTAAGGCAGGAGCTTCTCCAGCAAGTTCTTCAGCTGCAGGTTCAGGAGGAAGGACGCAACCTGCAGCTGCTCAGCAGAG GTTTCTTTGAAAAGAGGTCATAA
- the samd10a gene encoding sterile alpha motif domain-containing protein 10a isoform X1, which translates to MAVDAASSFSFCRPAVEYRDLPEDFKERLRACTGGNLTWHDGRGQKAAGGRAVKLLQRPGADASQYRSSDNYSIYNTSPTQPSLVRPVVLWTQQDVCKWLKKHCPHNYLAYVEAFSHHAITGRALLRLNGDKLKRMGLVQETLRQELLQQVLQLQVQEEGRNLQLLSRGEGFFEKRS; encoded by the exons ATGGCTGTTGATG CGGCGTCTAGTTTTAGTTTCTGCCGGCCAGCCGTGGAATACAGAGACCTGCCCGAAGACTTTAAAGAGCGGCTAAGAGCGTGTACGGGTGGCAACCTGACCTGGCACGACGGCCGAGGCCAAAAGGCGGCGGGAGGCCGGGCGGTTAAATTGCTGCAGCGGCCCGGCGCAGACGCCTCCCAG TATCGTTCCAGTGATAATTACAGCATCTACAACACCAGCCCGACGCAGCCCAGCTTGGTCCGACCCGTGGTGCTGTGGACACAGCAAGACGTTTGCAAATGGCTGAAAAAGCACTGTCCTCACAACTACCTAGCCTACGTGGAGGCCTTCTCGCATCACGCCATCACAG GCCGGGCGCTGCTGCGTCTGAATGGCGACAAGCTGAAGAGGATGGGGCTGGTGCAGGAGACGCTAAGGCAGGAGCTTCTCCAGCAAGTTCTTCAGCTGCAGGTTCAGGAGGAAGGACGCAACCTGCAGCTGCTCAGCAGAGGTGAAG GTTTCTTTGAAAAGAGGTCATAA